A portion of the Microbulbifer agarilyticus genome contains these proteins:
- a CDS encoding SulP family inorganic anion transporter codes for MQFSNTLLSSTRNDWFGNIRRDVLAGLVVALALIPEAIAFSIIAGVDPRVGLYASFCIAVVIAFVGGRPGMISAATGAMALLMVTLVKEHGLQYLLAATLLTGVLQIIAGYLKLGSLMSFVSRAVVTGFVNALAILIFMAQLPELTDVTWHVYAMTAAGLGIIYLFPYVPVVGKILPSPLVCILVLTAVAVTMGMDIRTVGDMGELPDTLPIFLWPDVPLNFETLKIIFPYSAGLAVVGLLESLMTATIVDDLTDTNSDKNRECKGQGIANIGAGMLGGMAGCAMIGQSVINVKSGGRGRLSTLVAGVGLLTLVVFLSDWVAVIPMAALVAVMIMVSIGTFDWGSIRNLNKLPLSTNLVMLSTVIVVVFTHNLAFGVFVGVLLASLFFANKVSHFMYVSSELDEEKNCRTYKVVGQVFFNSSDKFVAAFDFKEALDKVVIDLSRAHFWDVSAVYSLDKSVVKFRREGAEVELIGLNEASSTIVDRFGVHDKPEEIEKVLGGH; via the coding sequence ATGCAGTTCTCCAATACCCTGTTGTCGTCCACCAGAAATGACTGGTTTGGCAACATCCGCCGTGACGTGCTCGCCGGCCTCGTGGTCGCGCTGGCCCTCATCCCGGAAGCCATTGCCTTTTCCATCATTGCTGGGGTTGACCCGCGTGTTGGTCTCTACGCGTCCTTCTGTATTGCCGTGGTCATCGCATTTGTGGGCGGCCGCCCGGGCATGATTTCTGCCGCCACCGGCGCCATGGCCCTGCTGATGGTGACGCTGGTGAAAGAGCACGGGTTGCAGTACCTGCTTGCGGCTACGTTATTGACGGGGGTGCTGCAGATCATTGCCGGCTATCTCAAGCTGGGAAGCTTGATGAGCTTTGTGTCGAGGGCGGTGGTCACGGGGTTTGTGAACGCCCTGGCCATTCTGATCTTTATGGCGCAGTTGCCGGAACTCACCGATGTGACCTGGCATGTGTATGCCATGACGGCGGCGGGCCTCGGTATTATCTACCTGTTCCCCTATGTGCCGGTGGTGGGCAAGATCCTGCCATCGCCGCTGGTGTGTATCCTGGTGCTGACTGCGGTGGCGGTGACTATGGGAATGGACATCCGTACCGTGGGCGATATGGGTGAGTTGCCGGATACCCTGCCAATTTTCCTGTGGCCGGATGTACCGCTGAATTTTGAAACTCTGAAGATCATCTTCCCGTACTCCGCCGGCCTGGCGGTGGTGGGCCTGTTGGAATCCCTGATGACGGCGACCATCGTTGATGATCTGACGGACACCAATAGTGACAAGAACCGCGAGTGTAAGGGCCAGGGTATCGCCAATATCGGTGCCGGCATGCTGGGCGGTATGGCGGGCTGTGCGATGATCGGTCAGTCTGTGATCAACGTGAAATCCGGTGGCCGTGGCCGTCTGTCTACCCTGGTGGCCGGTGTTGGCCTGCTGACTTTGGTGGTGTTCCTGAGCGACTGGGTGGCGGTGATCCCGATGGCGGCGCTGGTGGCGGTGATGATCATGGTGTCCATCGGTACCTTCGACTGGGGCTCCATCCGCAATCTGAACAAATTGCCGCTGTCCACCAATCTGGTGATGCTGTCCACGGTGATTGTGGTAGTGTTTACTCATAATCTGGCGTTCGGCGTGTTTGTGGGTGTACTGCTGGCATCGCTGTTCTTCGCTAACAAGGTGAGCCACTTTATGTATGTGAGCTCGGAACTGGATGAAGAGAAGAATTGCCGTACCTACAAGGTAGTGGGGCAGGTGTTCTTCAATTCCTCGGATAAGTTTGTTGCGGCGTTTGATTTTAAAGAGGCGCTGGATAAAGTAGTGATTGATCTGAGCCGTGCGCACTTCTGGGATGTGTCGGCGGTGTACTCTCTGGATAAGTCGGTGGTGAAGTTCCGCCGTGAGGGTGCTGAGGTGGAGCTGATCGGCCTGAACGAGGCGAGTTCTACTATCGTTGACCGCTTTGGTGTGCACGACAAGCCGGAAGAGATTGAGAAGGTGCTGGGCGGGCACTAA
- a CDS encoding efflux RND transporter periplasmic adaptor subunit gives MIRDTSGQDVQLAPQSPWKNPRLLKQVGLGIVASAFVVWGLMSWQSTTAVDARLSLSRINIAAVERGDLVRDLVVQGKVVAANSPTLFSPAQGIVKFAVKAGDTVSAGQLLAQVDSPQLQNQLAQESALYSKLSVELARQKIQAKRQRLENTQKADLAKVDLAAARRELKRAKISLEKQIIPQLDFEKASDDMARAELEHAQAVQNAALENEALSFETQTLELQVSQQKLQMEELQRKVNELHIVSPVDGTIGSLATTQRAAVAANTPLLTVVDLTSFELEAAVPENYADDLGLTMAVEVTMGFEKLPGEITAIAPEVINNQVIARVRFTDGQPANLRQNLRLTARVLLESRENVMLVKRGGFLDQTGGRFAWKLNDQQQAVKVPITIGAWGLNQVEIVSGLEVGDQIITSAADELDKAQLVALKD, from the coding sequence ATGATCAGAGATACCTCAGGGCAGGACGTCCAGCTCGCACCACAAAGTCCGTGGAAGAACCCACGCCTGCTCAAGCAAGTCGGTCTTGGCATTGTGGCATCCGCATTCGTGGTATGGGGACTGATGAGCTGGCAGAGCACCACCGCGGTGGATGCACGCCTGTCCCTGTCGCGAATCAATATCGCCGCGGTAGAGCGCGGTGATCTGGTCCGCGACCTGGTGGTTCAGGGCAAAGTGGTTGCCGCCAATAGCCCTACTCTGTTCAGCCCGGCCCAGGGCATCGTCAAGTTCGCGGTCAAGGCCGGCGACACCGTCAGCGCCGGGCAATTGCTTGCACAGGTAGACAGCCCACAGCTGCAAAACCAGCTCGCTCAGGAAAGTGCGCTGTACAGCAAGCTCAGCGTGGAACTGGCGCGACAGAAAATTCAGGCAAAGCGCCAGCGTCTCGAAAACACACAGAAGGCAGATCTCGCCAAGGTGGACCTCGCCGCAGCTCGCCGCGAACTGAAGCGCGCGAAGATCTCCCTGGAAAAACAGATCATCCCCCAGCTGGATTTCGAAAAGGCCAGCGACGATATGGCGCGCGCAGAGCTGGAACACGCGCAGGCGGTACAGAATGCGGCGCTGGAAAATGAGGCCCTGTCGTTTGAAACCCAGACCCTCGAGTTGCAGGTATCCCAACAAAAGCTGCAAATGGAAGAGTTGCAGCGCAAGGTCAATGAGCTGCATATCGTATCCCCGGTAGACGGCACCATCGGCAGTCTCGCCACCACCCAGCGCGCAGCCGTCGCCGCCAATACGCCACTACTCACCGTAGTAGATCTCACCAGCTTCGAGCTGGAAGCGGCAGTACCGGAAAACTACGCCGATGACCTGGGCCTAACCATGGCCGTGGAGGTCACTATGGGATTCGAAAAATTGCCAGGCGAGATCACTGCCATCGCTCCCGAAGTGATTAACAACCAGGTTATCGCCCGCGTACGTTTCACCGATGGACAGCCCGCGAACCTGCGCCAGAACCTGCGCCTTACCGCCCGCGTCCTTCTAGAAAGCCGCGAAAACGTCATGCTGGTTAAGCGCGGTGGCTTCCTGGATCAAACCGGCGGTCGCTTCGCCTGGAAACTGAATGACCAGCAGCAGGCTGTAAAGGTACCGATCACCATCGGCGCATGGGGACTCAACCAGGTTGAAATTGTTTCCGGCCTGGAGGTGGGCGACCAGATCATTACCTCCGCCGCAGACGAGCTGGACAAAGCGCAGCTGGTTGCGCTGAAAGATTAA
- a CDS encoding ABC transporter ATP-binding protein, with protein MLKMQNIRKSYRTDTIETHALRDFSLEVNEGEFVSVTGPSGSGKTTFLNIAGLLETPTGGQYLLDGQEVGNLSDSERSRLRNEKIGFIFQGFNLIPDLNLFDNIDVPLRYRGFNAKERRRRIEKSLEQVGLSARAKHLPAQLSGGQQQRVAIARALAGEPRFLLADEPTGNLDSLMARQVMELLEFINEWGTTIVMVTHDPDLARRAQRNIQIVDGQVSDLRQTIAQPEVAIA; from the coding sequence ATGCTAAAAATGCAAAACATTCGTAAAAGTTATCGCACCGACACCATCGAGACCCACGCTTTGCGTGACTTCAGTCTGGAAGTGAACGAGGGAGAGTTCGTTTCCGTTACCGGACCCAGTGGCTCCGGCAAAACGACATTCCTGAATATCGCCGGCCTGCTGGAAACACCGACCGGTGGACAGTACCTGCTGGATGGCCAGGAAGTTGGCAACCTTTCCGATAGCGAGCGCTCACGTCTACGCAACGAAAAAATCGGCTTTATCTTTCAGGGCTTCAACCTGATTCCCGATCTGAACCTGTTCGACAACATCGACGTACCGCTGCGCTACCGTGGGTTCAATGCCAAAGAGCGTCGTCGCCGCATTGAAAAATCCCTGGAACAAGTCGGTCTTTCCGCCCGCGCCAAGCATCTGCCCGCACAGCTCTCCGGTGGACAGCAACAGCGTGTAGCAATCGCCCGTGCCCTCGCCGGTGAACCGCGCTTCCTACTTGCGGATGAACCAACCGGCAATCTGGACTCACTGATGGCACGCCAGGTAATGGAACTGCTGGAGTTCATTAACGAATGGGGTACCACCATTGTCATGGTGACCCATGACCCGGACCTGGCGCGCCGTGCTCAACGCAATATCCAAATCGTCGACGGCCAGGTATCCGACCTGCGCCAGACCATCGCGCAGCCTGAAGTCGCCATCGCCTAA
- a CDS encoding ABC transporter permease, translated as MIGYYISLAMRSLRGTPILSALMIAAIAVGVGASMTVLTVNYMTSKNPLEHKDNVLYSVQLDSWDPNEAYNRGGRGNQMPWQLTYQDAVALLRSDIPARQVAMHRFGFTVTTEDTQVRPFVANARVTTRDFFGLFDVPFQYGGTWEKSADETPTLSVVLSSATNTKIFGEKNSVGEIIQLNGEPFTVIGVLEEWNPSPKVHDLNNGAFNDSEEIYIPFGLHRKFEIHSWGNNNGWNSGGNDGVTGYEAHLQSESVWIQYWVELESAAQKRDYEEFISNYIRQQKEQGRFQRPLKFALSQPSEWLVLNEVLDQDSRVLAWCALAFLLVCVVNAVALLLAKFLRKAPEAGVRRALGAGRGSIFTQHLIESSCIGLLGGLAGIVLTLVGLAGVRLLTDDGFDRVAQMDWAMVFSAIALAVFASLLAGLYPAWRISRTNPSVYLKTQ; from the coding sequence ATGATCGGCTATTACATCAGCCTCGCCATGCGTAGTTTGCGAGGCACTCCTATTCTAAGTGCGCTTATGATCGCTGCAATTGCGGTGGGCGTCGGCGCATCCATGACCGTACTCACGGTCAACTACATGACGTCAAAGAATCCGCTCGAGCACAAGGACAATGTTCTCTACTCGGTACAGCTTGATAGCTGGGATCCAAACGAGGCCTACAACCGAGGCGGACGGGGCAATCAAATGCCCTGGCAGCTGACCTATCAAGATGCAGTGGCCCTGCTGCGTTCAGATATTCCCGCGCGCCAGGTTGCCATGCACAGATTTGGTTTCACCGTCACCACTGAAGATACCCAGGTGCGCCCTTTTGTGGCTAACGCCCGGGTAACCACACGGGATTTCTTCGGCCTGTTCGACGTACCTTTCCAGTACGGCGGTACCTGGGAGAAGAGCGCGGACGAAACCCCCACGCTCAGTGTGGTTCTGTCCAGCGCAACCAACACGAAAATTTTTGGTGAGAAAAACAGCGTCGGCGAAATAATTCAACTGAATGGCGAACCCTTTACCGTCATCGGTGTACTAGAAGAGTGGAATCCATCGCCGAAGGTGCACGATCTCAACAACGGCGCATTCAATGACTCGGAAGAGATCTACATCCCATTTGGCCTGCATCGCAAATTTGAAATCCATAGCTGGGGCAATAATAACGGCTGGAACAGTGGTGGAAACGACGGCGTCACCGGCTATGAGGCGCACCTGCAGAGCGAATCTGTGTGGATCCAGTACTGGGTAGAACTGGAAAGTGCCGCGCAAAAGCGTGATTACGAAGAGTTCATTTCCAACTATATCCGCCAGCAGAAAGAGCAAGGACGTTTCCAGCGCCCATTGAAATTCGCCCTCAGCCAACCTTCCGAATGGCTGGTACTGAATGAAGTACTGGACCAGGACAGTCGAGTATTGGCCTGGTGCGCCCTGGCGTTCTTGCTGGTGTGTGTCGTCAATGCAGTAGCGTTGCTTCTTGCAAAATTCCTGCGCAAGGCACCAGAAGCCGGTGTACGTCGAGCGCTTGGTGCTGGGCGCGGTTCGATATTTACACAGCACTTGATTGAAAGCAGCTGCATTGGACTGTTGGGTGGGCTGGCCGGCATCGTACTTACCCTCGTGGGTTTAGCTGGAGTTCGCTTACTCACTGACGACGGCTTTGATCGGGTCGCACAAATGGACTGGGCCATGGTGTTTTCCGCAATCGCACTGGCGGTTTTCGCGAGCCTGCTGGCCGGCCTGTACCCCGCGTGGCGCATCAGCCGTACCAACCCCTCTGTTTACCTGAAAACGCAATAA
- a CDS encoding ABC transporter permease, whose protein sequence is MFEIKPMLSALWRNKISALLIAVQIALTLAIVSNSVTIIQERQHMIDRPTGIDVENLIGITFMPVPTDYDMAGAVVADLDLLRSMPGVIDASVTNQLPLSGSGSASGYFLEPNQEIGDFTANYYHTDPHFINTLGMKLVAGRNFREDEMKIVGAHDIHNADVAIVTQEFAERAFPEESALGKYLYSGRDDHPTKIIGIVERHLGAWPSWNLAGNVVFNPALITGNHKRYLVRTEPGQRDAIFKQLEDKLAERDPQRVIHVETTEENKRQSYSGDNLMIKMLSVVVGLLTFIVALGIVGLTTFWINQRTKQIGIRRALGASRSNISRYFLVENSIIAVTGLTLGGTAALIINEAIANNFSQPPLSLSLLIGCAIVLLVVSLTAALMPALRAANISPATATRSV, encoded by the coding sequence GTGTTTGAAATCAAACCCATGCTATCCGCCCTCTGGCGAAACAAGATATCCGCGTTGCTTATCGCAGTGCAGATCGCACTCACACTCGCGATTGTGAGTAACTCGGTAACGATTATCCAAGAGCGGCAGCACATGATCGATCGCCCCACCGGGATCGATGTGGAAAACCTGATCGGTATTACTTTTATGCCGGTACCGACAGATTACGACATGGCCGGCGCCGTGGTCGCCGACCTTGATCTGCTGCGCTCAATGCCTGGGGTAATCGATGCCAGCGTTACCAATCAATTGCCGCTTTCCGGTTCCGGTTCTGCCAGCGGTTACTTTCTCGAACCAAATCAGGAGATCGGTGACTTCACCGCGAACTACTACCACACAGACCCGCACTTCATTAACACGCTGGGCATGAAGCTGGTTGCGGGACGTAACTTCCGCGAAGATGAAATGAAAATTGTCGGCGCGCACGATATCCACAATGCCGATGTTGCAATCGTTACGCAGGAATTTGCAGAGCGCGCCTTCCCTGAGGAGAGCGCGCTGGGCAAGTATCTCTACTCCGGTCGCGATGACCACCCGACCAAGATTATCGGCATCGTAGAGCGCCATCTCGGTGCCTGGCCAAGCTGGAACCTGGCCGGTAACGTGGTATTTAACCCGGCATTGATCACCGGCAATCACAAACGCTATCTGGTACGAACAGAACCGGGGCAGCGGGACGCCATATTCAAGCAGCTGGAAGACAAGCTGGCGGAGCGCGACCCACAGCGTGTAATCCATGTCGAAACCACGGAAGAAAACAAAAGACAGAGCTATTCCGGCGACAACCTGATGATCAAAATGCTGTCCGTGGTTGTAGGCCTGCTCACTTTTATCGTGGCACTGGGTATTGTGGGGCTTACCACCTTCTGGATTAACCAGCGCACCAAGCAAATCGGTATTCGCCGTGCTCTGGGCGCCAGCCGCAGCAATATCAGCCGTTACTTCCTGGTGGAAAACAGTATTATCGCGGTTACTGGCCTCACTCTGGGCGGCACTGCTGCACTAATTATCAATGAGGCTATCGCAAATAATTTCTCGCAACCACCGCTGTCGCTTTCTCTGCTCATCGGCTGTGCGATAGTATTGCTGGTAGTCAGCCTTACCGCGGCGCTGATGCCAGCGCTACGCGCTGCGAATATTTCGCCGGCAACGGCAACACGGAGTGTGTAA
- a CDS encoding sigma-54-dependent transcriptional regulator: MDKVLIIDDNTSIISALSLLLSLHDIQTLAAITPQAGLQLLRENPDISLVIQDMNFTADTTSGEEGRALFFALREIQPDIPVILLTAWTQLEMAVELVKAGAADYVGKPWDDNKLIATIKNLLELYDLQQQQRQSQSRAQQAREQLQQQFELQGIVYRSQGVQTLLEMATQVAHSDVPVLITGPNGAGKEKIADIVQANSSVKDGPYIKVNVGALPEELMEAELFGAEAGAYTGAGNKVRQGRFEAADGGTLFLDEIGELSASGQVKLLRVLQTGEFQRLGSSQTRKVRVRVISATNSNLQEMIADGSFRQDLFYRLNVIELKLPALCDRPEDILPLARGFLAKTGKQLSAPAQQCLMRYRWPGNVRELQNVMQRAAVLTQGEIVEETTLALPEDSPLKAPEHSFEPSRDLLEQTLANCNGVIAQAARELGLSRQALYRRLDKYGIPY; the protein is encoded by the coding sequence TTGGACAAAGTACTTATCATCGACGACAACACCAGTATTATTTCTGCCCTGTCACTGCTGTTGTCTCTGCACGACATTCAAACCCTTGCCGCCATTACCCCCCAGGCCGGCCTGCAACTGTTGCGGGAAAACCCCGATATCAGCCTGGTTATCCAGGACATGAACTTCACCGCCGACACCACCTCCGGAGAAGAAGGACGTGCGCTGTTTTTTGCCCTGCGTGAGATTCAGCCCGATATTCCGGTTATCCTGCTCACCGCATGGACCCAGCTGGAAATGGCGGTAGAGCTGGTAAAAGCCGGCGCGGCCGACTATGTGGGTAAACCCTGGGATGACAACAAGCTCATCGCCACCATCAAAAACCTGCTCGAACTATATGACCTGCAGCAACAACAGCGGCAATCCCAGAGTCGTGCACAGCAAGCACGAGAGCAGCTGCAACAGCAATTTGAATTACAGGGTATCGTTTACCGCAGCCAGGGTGTGCAGACCCTGTTGGAAATGGCAACGCAAGTCGCCCACTCCGATGTACCCGTGTTGATTACCGGGCCGAACGGTGCCGGCAAGGAAAAAATTGCCGATATTGTGCAGGCGAACTCCAGCGTAAAAGATGGCCCTTACATCAAGGTCAATGTGGGCGCGCTGCCCGAAGAACTGATGGAGGCGGAGCTGTTTGGTGCAGAAGCGGGCGCCTATACCGGTGCAGGTAATAAGGTGCGTCAGGGACGGTTTGAAGCCGCCGACGGCGGCACCCTGTTTCTCGACGAGATCGGCGAGCTCTCCGCCAGCGGCCAGGTAAAGCTGCTGCGGGTACTACAGACCGGCGAATTTCAACGGCTCGGTAGCAGCCAGACGCGCAAGGTACGGGTCCGGGTTATTAGTGCCACCAATAGCAACCTGCAGGAAATGATTGCCGACGGCAGCTTTCGTCAGGACTTGTTTTACCGCCTGAATGTGATTGAACTGAAGCTCCCGGCCCTGTGTGATCGGCCGGAAGATATCCTGCCGTTGGCCCGTGGTTTCCTGGCCAAAACCGGCAAGCAACTGAGTGCCCCGGCGCAACAATGTCTGATGCGCTACCGCTGGCCGGGGAATGTGCGCGAGCTACAGAACGTGATGCAGCGGGCCGCAGTGCTAACACAGGGGGAAATCGTTGAAGAGACCACCCTTGCACTTCCCGAAGACAGCCCGCTCAAGGCACCTGAACACAGCTTTGAACCCAGCCGGGATCTTTTGGAGCAGACCCTTGCCAATTGCAACGGCGTGATTGCCCAGGCCGCGCGCGAGCTTGGTCTTAGCCGTCAGGCACTGTATCGGCGTTTGGATAAGTATGGTATTCCTTACTGA
- a CDS encoding sensor histidine kinase, protein MQTPSTPKTSIEGKLFATVLLSVAIATGIPFGLSHFGAPPVLAWSGGLLLGLTAAFLLMRPITHKINQSLQSLEGGLLNFRDGDFSISLALDSHDQFGELATLYNEVGEILRRERAHIHQRELLLDTVIQSSPLALLLIDQSQHVIYANTSARHLLHQGRPLQGHLLSHILPHSPRELAQAIEHEQDGLISYLDGEATHTMHISNSTFVLNAQKHRLVLLREMTRELTRAEVQVWKKVIRLISHELNNSLAPISSMAHSGKLLSEKIDSQQLAGVFDVIAERCKHLTEFTQGYARFAKLPPPVCEEVPWDTLISRLQPLQPFTLRDTLPSRPGYFDPTQLEQALLNLLKNAAESGSTHEDISVRIQTDSHGQLLTVADRGTGMSDQVLQQALLPFYSTKPGGVGLGLALCREIADAHGGQVQLHNRAEGGLRVTIWLPWAETN, encoded by the coding sequence ATGCAAACACCGTCCACGCCCAAAACTTCTATCGAAGGGAAACTCTTCGCCACCGTGCTGCTGTCGGTCGCCATCGCTACCGGCATTCCCTTTGGACTCAGTCACTTTGGTGCGCCACCAGTTCTGGCCTGGAGTGGGGGGCTGCTGCTTGGACTCACCGCCGCCTTCCTGTTAATGCGCCCGATCACTCACAAGATCAACCAGTCACTGCAAAGCCTTGAAGGCGGGCTGTTGAATTTTCGCGATGGTGATTTCTCTATTTCACTGGCACTGGATAGCCATGACCAGTTTGGTGAGCTTGCGACCCTCTACAATGAGGTAGGGGAAATTTTGCGCAGGGAACGGGCGCACATCCATCAGCGCGAATTGCTGCTGGACACGGTGATTCAGAGTTCGCCGCTGGCCTTGTTGCTGATCGATCAAAGCCAGCATGTGATTTATGCCAACACCAGCGCCCGCCACCTGCTGCACCAGGGACGGCCACTGCAGGGGCATTTACTTTCCCATATCTTGCCACACAGCCCCAGAGAACTGGCGCAGGCGATTGAACATGAACAGGATGGGTTGATTAGTTATCTCGACGGCGAAGCCACCCATACCATGCATATCAGTAACAGTACTTTTGTGCTGAATGCACAAAAGCACCGCCTGGTCCTGTTGCGCGAGATGACACGCGAGCTAACCCGCGCGGAAGTTCAGGTGTGGAAGAAAGTCATTCGCCTGATCAGCCACGAGTTGAACAACTCGCTCGCACCAATATCCTCGATGGCCCACAGCGGAAAATTACTTTCCGAGAAGATCGATTCGCAACAGCTCGCAGGGGTATTCGATGTCATCGCCGAGCGCTGCAAGCATCTCACCGAGTTTACCCAGGGCTATGCACGCTTCGCCAAGCTGCCGCCGCCGGTGTGCGAGGAGGTGCCCTGGGATACGCTAATTTCTCGCTTACAACCACTGCAGCCATTCACCCTTAGGGATACTCTGCCGAGCAGACCAGGTTACTTCGATCCCACACAGCTGGAACAGGCGCTGCTTAACCTGCTGAAAAATGCCGCGGAATCCGGCAGCACACATGAAGATATTTCAGTGCGTATTCAGACAGATAGTCACGGACAGCTGCTGACGGTAGCGGATCGTGGCACAGGGATGAGTGATCAGGTTTTGCAGCAAGCACTGCTGCCGTTCTATTCGACCAAGCCCGGTGGCGTCGGACTCGGGCTGGCGCTGTGCCGGGAGATTGCCGATGCCCATGGCGGCCAGGTGCAATTACACAATCGAGCCGAGGGCGGCCTCAGGGTAACCATATGGCTCCCCTGGGCAGAGACAAATTGA
- the aceF gene encoding dihydrolipoyllysine-residue acetyltransferase, giving the protein MAKQVIKVPDLGGADQVDVIEIAVAVGDTVAEEDALIVVEGDKASMDIPAPVAGKILSISVKEGDKVSEGDVIGEMESEAGGEVAEEVAEEASPAPAVASEEPPAPAPAAEAAPAPAAAAGEEKEEELKVPDLGGADAVDVIEISVAAGDSVEEGDALIVVEGDKASMDVPSSASGTIVSLSVKEGDKVSTGDVIGLIKTVAGGAAPAPVSGAAAPAPAAAAAPQAPAAAHEPSAPPKRDPHVERDHTPSAEVYAGPAVRKLARELGVTLNKVKPTGPRNRVTKDDLHAYIKEQVKKAESGAAGGVGGGIGIAPMPEIDFSQFGPVTTEPMSKIHKITAANMSRNWLNVPHVTQFDDADITELEDFRKAMKAEAEKRGVKLTPVPFLLKAAAAALREVPSFNVSLHNDGEHIVKKDYVHIGMAVDTPKGLMVPVIRDVDKKGLYDLAEEATALAIAARDGKLKPRDMQGACFTISSLGAIGGSGFTPIVNAPEVGILGVSKLSVRPEWNGKEFVPRKMLPLALSYDHRAVNGGDAGRFLTYLAGVLADVRRLLL; this is encoded by the coding sequence ATGGCAAAACAAGTCATTAAAGTGCCTGATCTCGGCGGCGCCGATCAGGTAGACGTAATTGAAATTGCCGTTGCGGTGGGTGACACCGTGGCGGAAGAGGATGCGCTGATTGTAGTGGAGGGCGACAAGGCCTCCATGGACATTCCGGCGCCCGTTGCCGGCAAGATCCTGAGCATCTCCGTAAAGGAAGGTGACAAGGTTTCCGAAGGCGACGTGATCGGTGAAATGGAAAGCGAAGCTGGTGGCGAGGTTGCAGAAGAGGTAGCGGAAGAAGCCTCACCTGCACCGGCAGTAGCATCAGAAGAGCCGCCTGCCCCGGCACCCGCCGCAGAAGCGGCTCCAGCACCCGCCGCTGCTGCGGGTGAAGAGAAGGAAGAGGAACTCAAGGTTCCCGACCTCGGTGGCGCCGATGCGGTGGACGTGATTGAAATCTCCGTTGCCGCGGGTGATTCGGTAGAAGAGGGCGATGCCCTGATCGTGGTGGAAGGCGACAAGGCGTCCATGGACGTGCCATCTTCCGCTTCCGGCACCATTGTTTCCCTCTCCGTTAAGGAAGGCGACAAGGTTTCTACCGGTGACGTGATTGGCTTGATCAAGACTGTTGCTGGTGGTGCGGCTCCAGCTCCAGTTTCTGGGGCCGCAGCACCGGCGCCGGCAGCCGCTGCTGCGCCACAGGCACCAGCCGCAGCGCATGAGCCATCAGCGCCTCCCAAGCGCGACCCGCATGTTGAGCGCGATCACACCCCTTCGGCGGAAGTTTACGCTGGTCCGGCTGTGCGCAAGCTAGCCCGTGAACTGGGTGTGACCCTGAACAAGGTGAAGCCTACTGGCCCGCGTAACCGTGTGACCAAAGATGATCTGCACGCTTACATCAAGGAGCAGGTGAAGAAAGCGGAAAGTGGTGCTGCCGGTGGTGTTGGTGGCGGTATTGGCATAGCACCGATGCCGGAAATCGACTTCAGCCAGTTTGGCCCGGTTACCACTGAGCCGATGAGCAAGATCCACAAGATCACTGCCGCGAATATGTCGCGCAACTGGTTGAACGTTCCACACGTTACCCAGTTTGACGACGCAGACATCACCGAGCTGGAAGATTTCCGCAAGGCGATGAAAGCGGAAGCAGAGAAGCGTGGCGTGAAACTCACTCCGGTGCCTTTCCTGCTGAAAGCCGCGGCGGCTGCTCTGCGCGAAGTACCTAGCTTCAACGTATCCCTGCATAACGATGGCGAGCACATTGTTAAGAAGGACTACGTACATATCGGCATGGCGGTGGATACACCGAAAGGCCTGATGGTTCCGGTTATTCGCGATGTGGATAAAAAGGGCCTGTACGATCTGGCGGAAGAAGCCACCGCACTGGCGATCGCCGCCCGTGATGGCAAGCTGAAGCCGCGCGATATGCAAGGCGCCTGCTTCACCATCTCCAGCCTGGGCGCTATCGGTGGTAGCGGTTTTACCCCGATCGTGAATGCGCCGGAAGTTGGTATCCTGGGTGTTTCCAAGTTGTCCGTGCGTCCCGAGTGGAATGGCAAGGAGTTTGTGCCGCGCAAGATGCTGCCGCTGGCGCTGTCTTACGACCACCGCGCAGTCAACGGTGGCGACGCCGGTCGCTTCCTGACGTACCTCGCCGGTGTATTGGCGGACGTACGCCGACTGCTGCTGTAA